The genomic region ATCTTGTTGGCAGTTTGAGAGTATTGTTGCTGTGTGACAATGTCCCTCGCCTATAGAATTCTTGCCTGATCAATCGCCGATGTGTGCTGTACAAGAGACGATCGGTTGTTGGCGAGTTCTGTACAAAGAAGTAGCAGGATCGGTGGGGTTTCGCTTACCTGCAGCCGATGATCACTCGCGGTCGGACTTGGGCTCAATGTATGATCTTCCCGAAGTCTTCGCAGTGTTGGCTAGATTGCCGGTCAGCATGATCGTGCAGTCATGGTCATTGTTAGCGTTGGGAAGGAAATCAGATAGTGCGAATGCGCGCACTCACTCGCACGCCCCACTTCGTGCACCTGCTGAAACTGACAGCTGTGGTTGTAGCACAAGCCGCCACTCTCAACACGGCTTGCCTTGCTTTGTTTCATATCAACGGTTGTTGAGTGTGACCAAAGGCGTGCTGGCATAAAGGATGGTCGTCTCATGTTGATAGCGAGAGTCGCTCACGAGATCTCGTCGGCATGGTGAAGCCCAGACAGGTGGATGAATCTGCAGTGATTAACGCACCAATGCACACAGCGCTGAGATGAGCGCATGCTGTCGGCTTGGAGCTCGCCGACCAAATGGCATGTGGGCTGTGGCAACTCATCGAAGCCCAACGCAGCTCGCTCAATCTGGCCTCAGAGGCTGAAATAGAGTCTCCCGATGCCGCGTATTGAGCGTCTCGAGGCCGCGCCATCGGAGCATCCAACACGGTGGTTTGAGGTCGGCGGTAGATCGACTGGTTGCAGCCGAGCTGTCACTTTTTTCTGTTCCGTGCTGGCCGAGATCTGCGAGACATCAGATAGTTGGTACGTGGTCGGCAGGAATGCTGTCGGGAGGGCTGGGCGGGCGCCGACGTGCGCAAGGCCATGCCGTTCGATAACGCGACGCATATAGCACAGCAGTGTGATGAGCTGCCAGCGCAAAGAGGCACCGCGACCACCTGGCGTCATTCGAGGCCAGTCGCGGATGCGGGCACGGCGATTCCTACTGGGGCTAGGGTCCCAGCAGAATGGCTCCGCTGCTCGGAGCTGCAGGGAAGGTCGTTCAAGCGTGCTGAGGAGCAGCAAGATGCCCGCCGGATCTGAACAGATACGGCTGGGCTCCTATTTGCCCACGCCGCGATACGCTCTGAGGCTGGTATAGGCTGTCTACGGGATGGTGCTGTTGATCACCAGCAGCGGAAGAAAGTGGTGGAGCAGACACTTCTGCTGCAGCGAGCGGCAACGTCCCGTCCGTCGTTACCGCTAGAATACCGTCACACGCTCACAGCACTTCAAAGGCACCTCAAAAGCTTCCTGCCTCCCATGTCCCCCGTGCTGCTGGGCCTCTGTGTTGTGAGCGATCTACACTCTCGAGCAGCGTGCAACGACGACCACTGCACTGCAGCCTGACACGATCGTCCTCGTCCTTCCACCAGCACACAGCCACACGACGTTCGAGACGCACGGATCGTCGTCTCTCGGCCGCTCATCGAGCATCCCCAGACAGCGTCCTACTGTAGCACACATGTACGAACCCAGCACATGGCCATGCGGCCCTGTTGACATGCGTGAAATTGACTGGCCCGCAGCAGACCCAGCGTGCGTCTCCGTGCGACGCAGACAATCAACAACCCTCGCCACGCCGCCGCCCGCCCTGCGCCTGACGCCTGTCCATATTCTTCGATGCCCCACTAGCCAGACCTCGAGAGGGCCCTTCGAAACTATTGTGACCAGGCCAAGGCACAATGCTGCATGAGCAAGGGACATTGTAGTGAGAGCTTGTGACGCATTGGGCACTATCGCAGTCTGCAGCGCCCATCGTGAGCTGGAGCTGGTGTTGTTGTCGTCTGGTCGTCTGGTGGAAGCATTACCCGAGGACCTGGTTGGTCTCGAAAGTCAATCACCCATAACACCCACCGCGCCTGCCCACTCGAGATCGGAGCTACCGAACAAACTCGCTTTGACCATAGCCGCTGCCCTTCGAATTGCCTCTGTGCGCGTGAGAAATTGCTGCTGCACTGTCCCGCGTTTCATACATCGACAACAGAAAGGCACGCTTGAATGTGACCACGATGCACGCGCAAGTCCCGTCTCAGCCACACCTCCAACACCACACCCATCCCCCCTCGACGCAGGCCCAGTACGACACCAACGGAATATACGACAACAGACAACAGTCGACATCCCACACCAACGGCCAGAGCAACGGCGTGGACATGAATCCATACCAGCAATACGCGGGAGGCTATGGCCCAACGCATCCATATCCTCAGCCTCCTCAGCAGCAAGCACCGCagcaacaacaacaacagcAACCGCAGCAATCGGGCCACCCACACCCGCACCATCAGCAGCAGCCACAGCAACAGCAAGGACCGTACATGCAGTCTAGCCAGCGCTTGCCTCCCTTGGTTCCTGGTATGCCTCAAGGAATGCCGGGAATGCATAACGTGCGAGATGAACCCAGCGCACCGCCCGCTAGCTCTAGCTCTGCTAACAGCCAACAGCCCTCGCAGTACAGTATGGCAGCTCCGCAGCCGCAATCGCAGATGCCGTATCAACCGCAGCCACAGCAGACACTACCCCCTCCTCCCACTTCAAGAGCAGGAACCAGCAGTCAGTCAGGCGGTAAAAAGATGTCACATAGCGGCACGAGGGCCGGCTATACATACTCGCTTCAGGTTGTGCAGCAACCACAACGCGCAAGAATGTGTGGGTTTGGAGACAAAGATCGCCGGCCCATAACACCGCCACCCTGTGTGCGTCTCGTTATTGTCAATGACAGAGGGACCGAGGTCGATCTGGAAGAATTTCCTGGAGATCCGTCGTTCTTCGTACTGCAGGTTGACCTTTGGGCGGAGAGTGCCGATCGGGAAGCCAACGTTGTGAGAGCCAGTAGCAACAGTCCGGCTGTCAGTATCAGTAGTGCGACCACGACATCCTATCCACCGCCAGCTGAGCACCCTCGCCACATGTCACACGATCAGCCGATGATGTACATCAACGAACATGGTCAACCCATATATGCCAACATGCCTGGCTATGCAGTCGCTATGGGACGACCTGGCATGATGCCGCAACAGCAATATGGTGCTCCTCTGTACTACCAACAGATGCCCGGTCCCGGCATGCCGTTCATCCAGCCGCCCCAAGCGCCAAGCGCAATGTACACTCGGAATCTGATCGGGAGCTTGACTGTCAACGCTGCGAAGCTCAAGGACAACGAGAACAAGCAGGGTTATTGGTTCGTCCTACAAGACCTCAGTGTGCGCACAGAGGGGTTCTTTAGGTGAGTCAGTGAAGAAACATGAAACAGGAATGCGCTAACATGATTACAGACTTCGAATGAGCTTCATCGACATTAGTAATACTGGTGGTCCAGGAGTCAGTCGTGGCAAAGCACCTGTTCTCGCTTGGACCTTCTCGGAAAAGTTCCAGGTGTACTCAGCCAAGAAGTTTCCAGGCGTGATCGAGTCCACTCCACTCAGCAAGGTCTTTGCACAGCAAGGTATCAAGATTCCCATCAGGAAAGATAACAAGAACGAGGGCGGTGACGATGATGATGGAGATTGATCACAGATGCTGTGATGCGGTGACACATCATACCCATGATGGTGGCTGCGACCTCGTGTTGACATCGAGAGCAGGAATCCGCCACCGAACAGACGGAGTGAGACTCGATCTTGGTACGCTGGGCAAATCGAATGGCGATATTTGATTAGGTCGGCAGGCCGCGGTCGTTGCTCCATGAGGTTGATGGCAACCACAGCGAAAGCATCGGCACAAACGAGAAGAGCGACGGTGACATTGTTGACAGCCAGGAGCTATGGGTGTCATCTACAACACAGATTCGTGGGACAGTGGTACCATGGTGACGCACATGGGCACGCCTGCAAACTGGCCATTTCGAGCACGCAACGCTGAGCAGAGCCTGAACTTCGGAGTGTTCTCCCCAAGCGAACAGAGCGAGGCTACGGAGCTCAGCTCATGTATATGATTGTATGAGCGATTGTTATCTTATTACACAGCACGACACAGGTGGTCGTGTCGGACAGTACACTAGCAGCACAGGAGATGTGCCGGCAAGATAGCGAGAACATCTGGCAGTTACGTTTAGGCGTGTAATTGTCATATCATTAAGAAGTGAAATATCTCCCACGGCCACGCTACCTCTAAGGCGTAGCATTGCTATCAGGTTCCCCTGGTATGTGTCTGAATGAAGCAGCTGATCACATGTTGCTGTCGGAAGAGCTTCCTTCGAGCCCGAAAGCGTGCCCCACTTCCCGTCATCGCTCTCTCCAGCCGTTCTAGTCTACAACAACTCAACTTAAGCACCACCTAATCGCATAACAAGCATGAGACCAGAACTGACCTTTCAACGAGCGATCGCCAGCCTACACCAAGCGCATCCACCGGACTATTCGACAGTGCAAATGCCGGCATTACGATAGAGCGCCTCGTCTTCAGCGCAACAATATGCTAGCTCTACACCAAAGACGATAATCCTTGCGCGCGTTGGAACATAGTACATCTGCGCCACGACGAACAGTACCCAGGATCTCAAGATAGTGCGAGCTTCGCCAAAATGTTCGAGAAGGACATCTACCAGCTCATCAGAGGCTTGCGAGCCCACAAAGGCAACGAACGCGAATACATCCAGGAAAGTCTGCGAGAATGTCGGAAAGAGATCAAGGGCCAGGACATGGACCAGAAGGCTACGGCCTTGCTGAAACTGGTATACCTGGAGATGTTCGGACATGATATGTCCTGGGCGTCTTTCAATGTGCTGGAGGTCATGTCCTCGGCCAAGTACCTGCAGAAGAGGGTGGGATATCTTGCAGCGGTGCAGAGCTTCAGGCCGGATACGGAGGTTCTGATGTTGGCGGAGAATCTGCTGAAGAAGGATCTCAATTCGCCGGATAAGATTATGATTCAGCTGCCGCTGAATGCGATACCGCATGTGGTCAACCCGTCGATGGCTAATTCGTTGCTGGTGGATCTCATACCGCGGATGTCGCATTCCCTACCTGCGATACGGAAGAAGACGATTGTTACGCTGTATCGCTTGGCACTGGTGTACCCGGAGACTCTGCGACCTGCCTGGCCGAAGATCAAAGAGCGTTTGCTTGATGAGAACGAGGATCCTAGCGTGACTGCGGCGATCGTCAATGTGGTTTGTGAACTTGGGTGGAGGAGACCACATGACTTCTTGCCACTGGCTCCGCGGCTATTTGAGCTCTTGACGGCTGGAGGGAATAACTGGATGGCTATCAAGATTATCAAGCTCTTCTCGGTGCTTACTCCATGGGAACCACGCTTGGTGAAGAAGCTACTGCCGCCCCTGACATCGATCATCAAGACTACACCGGCCATGAGCTTGTTGTATGAGTGCATCAATGGCATCATCCAAGGTGGCATCATGGAGGCTGCAGCGGGCACTACTGATGGCGACGAGATTGCTAGGTTGTGCGTGAACAAGCTGAGAGCTATGCTGGTGGTCGAAGGTGATCCGAACTTGCGATATGTGGCATTGCTCGCGTTTGTGAAGATTACTAGCTCGCATTCAGAGCTTGTTGCCCAGCATCAAGATGTGATTCTGGAGTGTATCGATGATCCTGACATCTCGATCCGGGCGCGAGCGCTGGACTTGGCGATTGGCATGGTGAATGCGAACAACTTGCAGACTGTGGTGGAGAGACTGCTGAAGCAGCTGCGAAATGCTGGGAAGGCGTCTGTCGCTGATGAACCTGAAAATGATCGCGCCATGCACGATGGCATTGTCCCTATGGCCATGGAAGACGACGACGATGCACGAACGCCAATACGACCAAAAGAGCCAAAGTCGACGCAAGCGCCTTCACTGCCTGACGACTATCGAGTCTCGGTGATTGAGCGAGTCCTGGAGATGTGCTCGCGCGAGAGCTACGCCAACATGAATGACTTTGACTGGTACATTGGCGTGCTCGTAGAGCTTGTTAAGCAGTGTCCGCTGTCATCGTCATCTGCAATGCGAAGTGGCCAGCAGACTAATACTGCAGATGCCATTGGGTCAGAATTGCTCAATGTAGCAGTCAGAGTCAAGGCGGTCCGTCCAGATGCTGCTGCAGCTGCTCAGTCCTTGTTGCTGATCGAGCAGCGAGAAGAGCTGTTCCCGGGTGGCAGCACTGGTGGGCAAGGCGTTCTTGCTGCTGCGGCGTTCGTTGCTGGGGAGTACGCCGATATGCTACCGGATCCTGAAGCTGGCTTGACATCTTTGCTACATTCTTCGAGCGCACAGCTGCCCGCCGAAGTCCTTCGTAGCTACGTTCAAGCCATTCCAAAGGTGTTCGTGGCACTCACGAGTGACCAGCAAAGTGGCTGGAGTGCGACTCGACGTGGCACTACAACCTTATGGACAACGCGGATCATACACTTCCTTGAACCATTGACGCTGCATCCGAACCTCGAAGTCCAGGAACGATCAGTCGAATACCTTGACTTGATGCGACTGGCCTCAGAAGCAGCTGGCAGCCAACAAACAGACAGTGAAACGGACGGGTATGCTGAGCCGCCGCTTTTACTGACACAAGCCATACCTGGACTTTTCTCTGCACAAGAACTCAACCCTGTGGCTGCCACAGCGATACGCAAAGTCCCCATACCAGAAGAACTTGACCTTGACACACCAATCAACAGCAGTCTACAGATGCTACTAAGCCAGGCAGAATACGACACTGATCTTGATGAGGGTAGTGACGAAGTGCAGCGGTTCTACTACGAGAAGCCATCAGCAGTGGTGGCAGGCTACAAGAAGCCTGCTGCCGAGCTGCTCGAGCCTGGTCCAGCTAAGGTGGCCTCTTATCAAGATGCCGACCAAGAAGTGGATAGGGAGTCCTTACTCAGGAAGAAAGCTGAGCGAAGGGAGCGGTACAAGGACGATCCATATTACATCGATTCGGAACGCAATTCAGGCACTTCTACTCCAATGCATCAGATTCTGCGAAGCGCAAATGGTGAAGAGCTGGACGTCGATGCGATACCTGTGATGGAACTCAATCTCGATGCAAAGGACACCGCTCAACGACAACCCCGACCGACATCATCGCAACCGATACGCAAGCCGAAGAGACACTTCGAGGTTGCAGCAGATGAAACTCTTGGTGGTGACGATACACCATCGCGATCGTCTAGCCCTGCCAAGCTCGCTGTCTCAAGAGGCAAGAAGTCCCTACTCCAGCTCGACAGCAGCGGTCTATCATCTCTATCCCTGAACGAACCGTCCACCGGCGTGAACGGCAGCAGCAAGCTCGAAATCGAGCGCCGCCAAGCAGAAGAAGAGGAGATGGCGAAAGCCATCAAAGAAGTCGAGCGATTACGTCTAGAAATGCAGCGCGCCCAGGAACGGATTCAGCCGAGATATATGCCCGAAGAAGGGACAGTCGTCAAGCGCAAGAAGAAAAAGAAGTCAAAGGTTGAGTTTGCCGATGATGATGAGCCTGTGCATGCTGGTGGCAAGGAGAATGGTGATGAGGAAGCGGTGGTTAGGAAGAAGAAAAAGAAGAAGAGGAAAGATGGTGAGGGGGAGGGGGAGAGTGCGGAGCCGCTGCTTAATGCTGATGTGGAAGAGGCGCAGGGTGTGGGGGCTGCGAAGgttaagaagaagaagaagaagaagaagaagaagaggGAGGTTATGTTTGATGATGAGGGATGATGATGCAGACGGAGCATGAGGTAGATTTGCAGATATAAGACAACGAGGCTTGACTCGACTATGGTGTCCATGTTTGTAACTGGATCCGGGGATGTTGCCTATTGTGCTCGCGCAAAACAGTACCAGCTAACGAAGTTGACGGATAGGCAAAACAAAAACAATCACCCTTGGCCCAATAGTGCCGCGCCAGCCAGTCCAGCCCAGGCACACCCAAGGCGTACGATAGGAGATCACTATCGCGCGGTGTATGATACCATTAAGCCAAGGGCGACTGTCGAAAACACCTGGCCGTTGTGGGTATATATGGGTTTGACCACAGCCGTGGCGATATGTGAAGAGGATGCTTACCCACTGAGGTTTGTATATGGATCCCGCGCTTCTGGGTACACAAGCTGCTCTCGTTCACGCCTGTCCAGGGATGACAATTGGTCGAGTGGTATGGAGTTGATCCGCTTCGAAATGCACGGTGCAGGTAGGAGTGACGAGATGGGCTGAATCATGCATATAATTTGTTTTCAATGTGATCGAAGATGCTGCTGGGTCTGCTGAGATCTTTCTGCCAAATGTTCTGCATCATGCCATGTGGCTCCTCCACCGCTGGGCGCAAGCTTTCAAAGTAAGGGGATAAGGCTGGACAAAAGAAATAGAACAATCGCACTTGGAAAGATGATTGAGCGTTGAAAAAGGCGACCAATAAATGCTTACAACATTTATTTGTCGCATAGATCGACACTGTTGTGCTGTCCACGACGAGTACGGATGCAATAGACCATCTTTCCCAAGAACGACGGTCGAGGGAGCGGAGGACATATTGGTATATCAAGGTTAATGAAGGTCGTGTGGGAGGAGCATGTGATTGCCGAGCTAAGTGACCGGTTCAACGAGATGGAGCTTGACAACTATAGAGGGCGTGGAAGACTATGAATCCTGGCAAAAAGCAAAACAATCGCACTTGGTGAGATGGTTGAGAACAGCAAGCTGTCAGACCAACGCTAACACGTTAGTCCGACAGCCTGCTACGTCTCAGGATAGTACATGGCGGAGACGCACTACACCATCTCGCCAAGGGTGACTGTCAAGGAGGATGCAAAGTGCTGTATTATATCTAGGTTGAAGCTGTAAGGACCGTACAAGCATGTGATTTTGCTAGCGAAGAATGAGACTGGCAGATCATCTGACTTCAATGGTGTTGAACACGAATACTCTGGCAAAAATGATACACACCATGATCTCAAGGTGTAAAAGCAAGTCACAAGGTCTCTGTCAATCTTGATTACTAGCATCATGGTCGAGGCATGCCACGATACCATCTCGTCAACAGAGGCTGAGCTGCCACAGTGCAAAAGGTAGTGGTTCTCTCATACATATCTACAAGTGGATTGATTCCCGCCATCTTTGTCAGAAGCATGCACCGAAGGCAAAAAGCCAAAGAAAAAACAATCACCCTCAGCCAGAGGACCCGAGCCTGGCAGCATCGCCTCCAAATGCTGCTGCATTTAATAGGTGGA from Fulvia fulva chromosome 10, complete sequence harbors:
- a CDS encoding Velvet complex subunit B; this translates as MHAQVPSQPHLQHHTHPPSTQAQYDTNGIYDNRQQSTSHTNGQSNGVDMNPYQQYAGGYGPTHPYPQPPQQQAPQQQQQQQPQQSGHPHPHHQQQPQQQQGPYMQSSQRLPPLVPGMPQGMPGMHNVRDEPSAPPASSSSANSQQPSQYSMAAPQPQSQMPYQPQPQQTLPPPPTSRAGTSSQSGGKKMSHSGTRAGYTYSLQVVQQPQRARMCGFGDKDRRPITPPPCVRLVIVNDRGTEVDLEEFPGDPSFFVLQVDLWAESADREANVVRASSNSPAVSISSATTTSYPPPAEHPRHMSHDQPMMYINEHGQPIYANMPGYAVAMGRPGMMPQQQYGAPLYYQQMPGPGMPFIQPPQAPSAMYTRNLIGSLTVNAAKLKDNENKQGYWFVLQDLSVRTEGFFRLRMSFIDISNTGGPGVSRGKAPVLAWTFSEKFQVYSAKKFPGVIESTPLSKVFAQQGIKIPIRKDNKNEGGDDDDGD
- a CDS encoding AP-3 complex subunit delta: MFEKDIYQLIRGLRAHKGNEREYIQESLRECRKEIKGQDMDQKATALLKLVYLEMFGHDMSWASFNVLEVMSSAKYLQKRVGYLAAVQSFRPDTEVLMLAENLLKKDLNSPDKIMIQLPLNAIPHVVNPSMANSLLVDLIPRMSHSLPAIRKKTIVTLYRLALVYPETLRPAWPKIKERLLDENEDPSVTAAIVNVVCELGWRRPHDFLPLAPRLFELLTAGGNNWMAIKIIKLFSVLTPWEPRLVKKLLPPLTSIIKTTPAMSLLYECINGIIQGGIMEAAAGTTDGDEIARLCVNKLRAMLVVEGDPNLRYVALLAFVKITSSHSELVAQHQDVILECIDDPDISIRARALDLAIGMVNANNLQTVVERLLKQLRNAGKASVADEPENDRAMHDGIVPMAMEDDDDARTPIRPKEPKSTQAPSLPDDYRVSVIERVLEMCSRESYANMNDFDWYIGVLVELVKQCPLSSSSAMRSGQQTNTADAIGSELLNVAVRVKAVRPDAAAAAQSLLLIEQREELFPGGSTGGQGVLAAAAFVAGEYADMLPDPEAGLTSLLHSSSAQLPAEVLRSYVQAIPKVFVALTSDQQSGWSATRRGTTTLWTTRIIHFLEPLTLHPNLEVQERSVEYLDLMRLASEAAGSQQTDSETDGYAEPPLLLTQAIPGLFSAQELNPVAATAIRKVPIPEELDLDTPINSSLQMLLSQAEYDTDLDEGSDEVQRFYYEKPSAVVAGYKKPAAELLEPGPAKVASYQDADQEVDRESLLRKKAERRERYKDDPYYIDSERNSGTSTPMHQILRSANGEELDVDAIPVMELNLDAKDTAQRQPRPTSSQPIRKPKRHFEVAADETLGGDDTPSRSSSPAKLAVSRGKKSLLQLDSSGLSSLSLNEPSTGVNGSSKLEIERRQAEEEEMAKAIKEVERLRLEMQRAQERIQPRYMPEEGTVVKRKKKKKSKVEFADDDEPVHAGGKENGDEEAVVRKKKKKKRKDGEGEGESAEPLLNADVEEAQGVGAAKVKKKKKKKKKKREVMFDDEG